In Pannonibacter sp. XCT-53, the sequence TCTCGCGTGTGGTGGTCATGGCCATCGCTCCTCAGCGGTCCTTGGGATCAAGTGCGTCGCGCAGCCCGTCACCGATGAAGTTCAGGGCGAACAGCGTCGACGTCAGGAAGATCGACGGGAAGATCAGCATCCAGACCGAGCCCTGCAGGTTGCGCGCGCCCTCCGAGATGAGCACGCCCCAGCTGGTCATCGGCTCCTGGACACCCAGCCCGAGGAAGGACAGGAAGCTCTCCAGCAGGATCACCTTCGGCACCAGCAGCGTCATGTAGACGACCACCGGACCGAGCGTGTTGGGGATGACGTGACGGCGCAGGATGCCGCCGTTCGACACGCCCATGGCTTCGGCCGCCTGGACATATTCCTGGCGCTTGATGGTCAGCGTCTGGCCGCGGACGATGCGGGCCATGTCGAGCCATTCGACCGCGCCCACCGCGATGAACATCAGCACGAAGTTGCGGCCGAAGAACACCACCAGCATGATCACGAAGAAGATGAAGGGCAGCGAGTAGAGCACGTCGACGACGCGCATCATCACCTGGTCGACACGGCCGCCGAGATAGCCCGAGGTCGCGCCGTAGATCACGCCGATGGCGATGGCCACGACGGTGGCAAGGAGACCGATGGTCAGCGACACGCGCCCGGCGATGAAGGTCCGGGTCATCAGGTCACGACCGTTGGCGTCGGTGCCGAAGTAGAAGTGCAGGTGCCGGATCTCGGCCTTGAGCACGGCCGACTTGTTGTCCGCCGCCATGTCCTCGAAGCGGGCATCCTTGAACAGGTCGCTGCGGTTCACGTACTCGACCAGGCGCGGATCGATGTCGCGGCCGGAGCTGACGCGCACCGACACGGTGTCGCCCTCGCGGGCGTAGCCTTCGGTCGTCAGCCGCGCGCGCTTCAGCGCGGTCATCAGCGCCGGCTCGACCTGGTCGGGCAGCGGATAGGCCGAGAGGC encodes:
- a CDS encoding ABC transporter permease subunit → MSVSSVETPGALPVKGRSLWDDARDRLLKNRAAVASMIVLALITLVSIVGPWLSPHGYDQVYRDYVKVPASLSAYPLPDQVEPALMTALKRARLTTEGYAREGDTVSVRVSSGRDIDPRLVEYVNRSDLFKDARFEDMAADNKSAVLKAEIRHLHFYFGTDANGRDLMTRTFIAGRVSLTIGLLATVVAIAIGVIYGATSGYLGGRVDQVMMRVVDVLYSLPFIFFVIMLVVFFGRNFVLMFIAVGAVEWLDMARIVRGQTLTIKRQEYVQAAEAMGVSNGGILRRHVIPNTLGPVVVYMTLLVPKVILLESFLSFLGLGVQEPMTSWGVLISEGARNLQGSVWMLIFPSIFLTSTLFALNFIGDGLRDALDPKDR